From a region of the Enterobacter cancerogenus genome:
- a CDS encoding tyrosine-type recombinase/integrase: MQRKIADHGANELATKVRRRCGEVYAYANVTGRAKYNPARDLAAAKQRFQRGHYASRDASELPAFLTALETTSGNIMVNFAVRLLMFTRLRPGELRKGKCREIDFDNALWEIPAERMKARRPHLVPLSSQAIDLLRSVHDLARRKTKAEAEASSHYDSRVAAHLSKFDDPEEAWRHSMDDDF; encoded by the coding sequence TTGCAACGCAAGATAGCGGATCACGGCGCCAACGAACTCGCCACTAAAGTACGCCGCCGCTGCGGAGAGGTTTACGCATACGCTAACGTCACTGGTCGAGCCAAATATAACCCTGCACGTGACCTCGCCGCGGCTAAGCAACGTTTCCAGCGCGGACACTATGCCTCTCGTGATGCATCGGAGCTGCCTGCATTCCTGACAGCGCTGGAGACGACCTCCGGAAATATCATGGTTAACTTCGCCGTCCGTCTGCTGATGTTCACAAGGCTTCGCCCCGGCGAACTGCGTAAAGGCAAATGCCGGGAGATAGATTTCGATAACGCCTTATGGGAGATTCCCGCCGAACGCATGAAAGCACGTCGCCCTCACCTTGTGCCCCTATCAAGCCAGGCTATCGATTTGCTTCGTTCCGTTCACGATTTAGCAAGGCGCAAAACTAAGGCTGAAGCTGAGGCTAGCTCTCACTATGATTCACGGGTTGCAGCCCACCTGAGCAAATTCGACGATCCCG